In Arthrobacter sp. PAMC25284, a single genomic region encodes these proteins:
- a CDS encoding glycerophosphodiester phosphodiesterase family protein, giving the protein MRTILTAASAVALFAVVAGCTASPSPKASAQSGTPTASLTSSASGATMNLDLQSHRGGRGEWTEESLAAFGNSLKLGVTTLELDTHLSEDGSIVVWHDDLIQPEKCQDTAPVTTGDVDFPYVGDRVADLTLAQLKTLNCGFMQLPNYPDQQVITGNRMAELKDVYQLARDYEAKNVRFNVETKVEEGKSGGEGMVALTRAVVAEIQASGMQDRTTLQSFDWSSLNLAKEIDPSLILVALSSGDAWAQVGQPGKSPDLGGIDIDDYNGSLAQAAAVQGYDVISPAFKSVTPAMIREAHDLKLAVIPWTVNTQADMENMLGLGVDGIITDYPTRLRALMDQRGMKLPKAYQPK; this is encoded by the coding sequence ATGCGCACCATCCTGACCGCCGCCTCCGCCGTCGCGCTCTTCGCCGTCGTCGCAGGCTGCACTGCCAGCCCCTCCCCCAAGGCATCCGCTCAATCGGGGACCCCGACGGCGTCCCTCACCTCGAGCGCGTCGGGCGCCACAATGAACCTGGACCTGCAGTCCCACCGCGGCGGCCGCGGCGAATGGACCGAGGAGTCCCTGGCCGCGTTCGGGAACTCCCTCAAGCTCGGCGTTACCACCCTGGAACTGGACACGCACTTGAGCGAGGACGGCAGTATCGTCGTCTGGCACGACGACCTGATCCAGCCCGAAAAATGCCAGGACACTGCCCCGGTGACCACGGGCGACGTCGACTTCCCCTATGTGGGTGACCGCGTCGCGGACCTGACGCTCGCGCAGCTGAAGACCCTTAACTGCGGCTTTATGCAGCTGCCTAACTACCCGGACCAGCAGGTCATCACGGGCAACCGGATGGCCGAGCTCAAGGACGTCTACCAGCTGGCCCGCGATTACGAGGCGAAGAACGTCCGCTTCAACGTCGAGACCAAGGTGGAGGAAGGCAAGTCTGGCGGCGAAGGCATGGTCGCGCTGACCCGGGCCGTCGTGGCGGAGATCCAGGCCTCCGGCATGCAGGACCGCACCACTCTTCAGTCCTTCGACTGGTCCTCGCTGAACCTGGCCAAGGAAATCGACCCGTCCCTGATCCTCGTGGCGCTCTCCAGCGGTGATGCCTGGGCCCAGGTGGGGCAGCCCGGCAAGAGCCCTGACCTCGGCGGCATCGATATTGACGACTACAACGGCTCACTGGCCCAGGCCGCTGCGGTCCAGGGATACGACGTCATCTCCCCTGCCTTCAAGTCCGTCACCCCGGCCATGATCCGCGAGGCGCATGACCTCAAGCTGGCAGTCATCCCGTGGACCGTGAACACTCAGGCGGACATGGAGAACATGCTGGGCCTGGGCGTGGACGGCATCATTACCGACTACCCCACCCGGCTGCGCGCCCTGATGGATCAGCGCGGCATGAAGCTGCCGAAGGCGTATCAGCCCAAGTAG
- a CDS encoding ester cyclase: MTDEIGLIGRFYREVLEGGNLALVDELTADNYVDHEEALPGQPPGKAGARYFAEAMRTAFPDIHVKSIEPALSAENMEACHVILTGTHRGEMAGIAPTGNTVEFDATDIIRVENGKVAEHWGTTDSLRLMQQMGAVAV, translated from the coding sequence ATGACTGACGAGATTGGACTCATTGGCCGGTTTTACAGGGAGGTGTTGGAAGGCGGAAACCTGGCGCTCGTGGATGAACTGACGGCGGATAACTACGTCGATCACGAGGAAGCCTTGCCGGGGCAGCCGCCAGGCAAAGCAGGGGCGCGCTATTTCGCGGAGGCGATGCGTACCGCTTTCCCGGATATCCATGTCAAATCGATCGAACCGGCACTCTCCGCCGAAAACATGGAGGCGTGCCACGTCATCCTCACGGGCACCCATCGTGGCGAGATGGCAGGTATTGCCCCGACGGGAAACACCGTGGAATTCGATGCCACCGACATCATCCGCGTGGAAAACGGCAAGGTCGCCGAGCATTGGGGCACCACCGACAGTCTGCGGCTTATGCAGCAGATGGGGGCCGTGGCCGTTTAG
- a CDS encoding rhodanese-like domain-containing protein, with protein sequence MLLERIYDEDLAQASYVIGCQRKGEAVVVDARRDINVYRELAAANGMKIVAVAETHIHADFLSGTRELAAATGATAYVSGEGGLDWQYGFDAERLHDGGTVSIGNITIKALHTPGHTPEHLSFLITDGAFADTAGYLLSGDFVFSGDLGRPDLLDEAAGGVDTRFEGAKQLFASLRDKFLTLPDHVQVYPGHGAGSACGKALGALPSSTVGYERLYAWWGPYLAANDEQGFINELLDGQPDAHAYFARMKRENRDGPAVMGERAPLQELVTADVVRDLEEDTMTFVDTRSNAEVHQGTVVRSVNIPAGKSTASFGAWVVNPETDKNPLVLLAPNQAAAQEMWDHLVRVGIDSVAGYVTGLEGLPTFTPKLLQPEELNDFDAAMVLDVRNRTEHSAGHIPGSHQLSGGRVMWNLDELPADGTIVSYCQSGVRNSVAASALRRAGYDVVELDGSYAAWTAHQETLETAPAS encoded by the coding sequence ATGCTTCTGGAACGCATTTACGATGAAGACCTCGCCCAGGCCAGCTACGTCATCGGCTGCCAGCGCAAGGGAGAGGCCGTCGTCGTTGACGCCCGCCGCGACATCAACGTCTACCGCGAGCTCGCCGCCGCCAACGGCATGAAGATCGTGGCCGTCGCGGAAACCCACATCCACGCCGATTTTCTCTCCGGAACCCGTGAATTGGCTGCCGCAACCGGCGCCACCGCGTACGTCTCCGGCGAGGGCGGACTGGACTGGCAGTACGGCTTCGACGCCGAACGCCTGCACGACGGCGGGACAGTCAGCATTGGCAACATCACCATCAAGGCCCTGCACACCCCCGGCCACACTCCCGAGCACTTGTCCTTCCTGATCACCGACGGCGCGTTCGCGGACACCGCCGGCTACCTGCTCTCCGGCGACTTCGTCTTCTCCGGCGATCTTGGCCGCCCCGACCTGCTCGACGAAGCCGCCGGCGGCGTCGATACCCGGTTCGAGGGAGCGAAGCAGCTCTTCGCGAGCCTGCGGGATAAGTTCCTGACGCTTCCAGACCACGTCCAGGTCTACCCCGGCCACGGTGCCGGCAGCGCCTGCGGCAAGGCCCTGGGTGCCCTCCCGTCCAGCACGGTCGGCTACGAGCGGCTCTACGCCTGGTGGGGTCCCTACCTCGCCGCGAATGACGAGCAGGGCTTCATCAACGAACTCCTCGACGGCCAGCCGGACGCCCACGCCTACTTCGCCCGCATGAAGCGCGAAAACCGCGACGGACCGGCCGTGATGGGGGAACGTGCGCCGCTTCAGGAACTCGTCACCGCCGACGTCGTCCGTGACCTCGAAGAGGACACCATGACTTTCGTGGACACCCGGTCCAACGCCGAGGTCCACCAGGGCACGGTCGTTCGCTCCGTCAACATCCCGGCCGGTAAGTCCACGGCCAGCTTCGGCGCCTGGGTGGTCAACCCCGAAACCGACAAGAACCCGCTCGTGCTCCTGGCCCCCAACCAGGCCGCCGCGCAGGAAATGTGGGATCACCTGGTCCGGGTCGGCATCGACAGCGTCGCCGGCTACGTCACCGGCCTCGAAGGCCTGCCGACGTTCACCCCGAAGCTGCTCCAGCCCGAGGAACTCAACGACTTTGATGCCGCCATGGTCCTCGATGTCCGCAACCGCACCGAGCACAGCGCGGGGCACATCCCCGGCTCGCACCAGCTCAGCGGCGGACGGGTGATGTGGAACCTCGACGAACTCCCGGCCGACGGCACCATCGTGTCGTACTGCCAGAGCGGGGTCCGGAACTCCGTCGCGGCCAGCGCCCTGCGCCGCGCCGGCTACGACGTCGTCGAACTGGACGGCAGCTACGCCGCCTGGACCGCACACCAGGAAACCCTGGAAACGGCACCCGCCAGCTAA
- a CDS encoding co-chaperone YbbN yields MTTIDITEKTLADTLENNDIVFVDFWAGWCGPCRMFAPTYEAASQKHPDITFAKVDTEAEQALAAAAGITSIPNLMAFRDKTLVFSQPGALNATGLEQVIEGVKNLDMTKLRAEAEQQQA; encoded by the coding sequence ATGACTACCATCGACATCACCGAAAAGACCCTTGCCGACACCCTGGAAAACAACGACATCGTATTCGTCGATTTCTGGGCCGGCTGGTGCGGGCCGTGCCGTATGTTCGCGCCAACCTACGAGGCTGCCTCGCAGAAGCATCCGGACATCACGTTCGCCAAAGTGGACACCGAAGCCGAGCAGGCACTGGCAGCCGCGGCCGGTATAACCTCCATCCCCAACCTGATGGCCTTCCGCGACAAAACCCTCGTCTTCTCCCAGCCCGGCGCCCTCAACGCAACGGGCCTGGAGCAGGTCATCGAGGGGGTAAAAAACCTGGACATGACAAAGCTCCGAGCAGAGGCCGAGCAGCAGCAGGCATAG
- a CDS encoding rhodanese-like domain-containing protein gives MSEVAVNEADRRRGTDQILDVREDFEVAEGMIPGALHIPMDQLQTRLSELDAAVPVIAVCRSGNRSARVADALNGAGFTADTMTGGMTAWSQAGLPTT, from the coding sequence ATGTCTGAAGTCGCCGTCAACGAAGCCGACCGCCGCCGCGGTACCGACCAAATCCTCGACGTCCGCGAAGACTTCGAGGTTGCGGAAGGCATGATCCCCGGCGCGCTCCATATCCCCATGGACCAGCTGCAAACGCGTCTGTCCGAATTGGACGCCGCCGTCCCGGTTATTGCGGTCTGTCGCAGCGGAAACCGCAGCGCCCGCGTCGCGGACGCCCTCAATGGTGCCGGCTTCACGGCTGACACCATGACCGGTGGCATGACCGCCTGGAGCCAGGCCGGCCTGCCGACCACCTGA
- a CDS encoding rhodanese-like domain-containing protein — protein MTHPATSAPATAAAPSITALAPEALRSWFQEHRDLVVIDVRSAAEFENMHIRGSYNVPLPLLSEHTDELAARLGSRVVLVCQSGARAEQARQRLGGAGIGAAYVLTGGVPGFAAAGGDVVRGKTRWDLERQVRMAAGSLVVLGLAGGKFVSPKIRLLAGAIGTGLTFSAATNTCAMGQAISAMPWNKTAKEPTRESVILQLPVASAG, from the coding sequence ATGACGCATCCCGCCACCTCGGCCCCGGCCACCGCGGCCGCCCCTTCCATCACCGCCCTGGCCCCGGAGGCCCTGCGCAGCTGGTTCCAGGAGCACCGGGACCTTGTGGTGATTGACGTCCGCTCTGCCGCAGAATTCGAAAACATGCACATCCGTGGCTCCTACAACGTGCCGCTGCCGTTGCTCTCGGAGCACACCGACGAACTCGCCGCCCGGCTCGGCAGTCGGGTGGTACTGGTCTGCCAGTCCGGGGCCCGGGCCGAGCAGGCACGCCAGCGGCTCGGCGGCGCCGGCATTGGCGCCGCCTACGTCCTGACCGGAGGCGTTCCGGGATTCGCAGCCGCCGGCGGCGACGTCGTCCGCGGCAAGACGCGCTGGGACCTCGAGCGGCAGGTCCGCATGGCCGCCGGCTCCCTGGTGGTTCTGGGCCTGGCGGGCGGCAAGTTCGTCTCACCGAAGATCCGGCTGCTCGCAGGCGCGATCGGCACTGGTCTGACGTTCTCCGCAGCGACCAACACCTGCGCCATGGGCCAGGCAATCTCCGCGATGCCTTGGAACAAGACGGCCAAGGAGCCCACCCGCGAATCCGTCATCCTGCAACTGCCGGTGGCCTCAGCGGGATAG
- a CDS encoding metal-sensitive transcriptional regulator yields the protein MDLDRTDLAPVINRLKRAQGQLAAVTRMLEEGRDCKDTVTQLAAVSKALDRAGFAIIASGLEQCIIQKDATMSTKDLERLFLSLA from the coding sequence GTGGACCTCGATAGAACAGACCTCGCCCCGGTCATCAACCGCCTCAAGCGCGCCCAGGGCCAGCTCGCCGCCGTCACCCGAATGCTGGAGGAAGGCCGGGACTGCAAAGACACGGTGACGCAGCTCGCCGCGGTCTCAAAAGCCCTGGACCGGGCCGGCTTCGCTATCATCGCCAGCGGCCTCGAGCAGTGCATCATTCAAAAGGATGCCACCATGAGCACCAAAGACCTGGAAAGGCTCTTCCTCTCCCTCGCCTGA
- a CDS encoding sensor domain-containing diguanylate cyclase, which yields MTAAQADTPAAAMAQPAPPGFSAATDFEALFHDAPAGYLLTMPDGTIVAANQTICTWTGRTRADLAGTSMLRLMPAGDRIMYLTHAMPELDNSGSLTELSLQVLGADGSRLPVLLAASRFRTAPRGPELDRIILVSAPERRQYEHELAAALRKLEAAEADRQRLLEEARYDAVHDSLTGLPNRVLLADRLETAFDAAARDGGQVGLLFCDVNGFKDINDALGHDAGDQVLRQVAARLTDALRNVDTVARYSGDEFVILVSGSVTALDLELVAARVQDSLREPAIVDGTPVQVRLAIGSAMTPVLVPHGGVGVGAGNVSAKAELARDLLRRADMDMYAAKGRA from the coding sequence GTGACGGCAGCGCAGGCCGACACTCCTGCCGCTGCCATGGCCCAACCTGCTCCGCCAGGATTTTCTGCTGCGACGGATTTCGAGGCCTTGTTCCACGATGCCCCGGCCGGGTACCTGCTGACGATGCCGGATGGGACCATCGTGGCGGCGAACCAGACCATCTGCACCTGGACCGGGCGTACCCGCGCGGACCTTGCCGGGACCAGTATGCTTCGGCTTATGCCGGCTGGAGACCGGATTATGTACCTCACGCATGCGATGCCCGAACTGGACAACAGCGGCTCCCTGACCGAGCTTTCGCTCCAGGTTCTGGGCGCTGACGGCAGCCGGCTGCCGGTTCTGCTCGCCGCTTCCCGGTTCCGGACGGCCCCGCGCGGTCCCGAACTGGACCGGATCATCCTTGTCAGTGCCCCGGAACGGCGGCAGTACGAGCATGAACTTGCCGCCGCCCTGCGTAAATTGGAAGCCGCCGAAGCCGACCGGCAGCGTTTGCTGGAGGAAGCCCGTTATGACGCCGTGCACGATTCTCTGACGGGGCTGCCCAACAGGGTCTTACTGGCGGACCGGCTGGAAACCGCGTTCGACGCCGCGGCCCGCGACGGCGGCCAGGTAGGCCTGCTTTTCTGCGACGTCAACGGGTTCAAGGACATTAACGACGCCCTGGGGCACGACGCCGGCGACCAAGTGCTGCGCCAAGTGGCGGCCCGGTTGACGGATGCCCTCCGCAACGTCGATACGGTGGCCCGGTACAGCGGCGACGAATTCGTCATCCTGGTCTCTGGTTCCGTCACTGCACTGGATCTTGAACTTGTCGCCGCGAGGGTGCAGGACAGTCTGCGCGAGCCTGCGATCGTCGACGGCACGCCGGTGCAGGTGCGGCTTGCGATCGGGAGTGCGATGACGCCGGTGCTGGTCCCACATGGGGGTGTAGGGGTGGGCGCGGGAAATGTAAGCGCGAAAGCCGAACTCGCACGGGACCTGTTGCGCCGGGCGGATATGGATATGTACGCGGCGAAGGGACGGGCGTAG
- a CDS encoding alpha/beta fold hydrolase yields the protein MTALTRNNVQIAGPDDGPVLMFAHGFGTDQNMWGRILPYFTEKYRVVLFDHVGSGGSDKGAYDSGTYSSIGPYVMDLLEICDELDLRDVTLVGHSVGAMMAVEAACKDGGARLNRLVLLTASPSYLDHPEDGYIGGFTRHELDDLFVSLEANYLVWANSMAPVFMNNPASPELGTEIQGSFGRIKPMVGRDFARVAFLSDVRHLLGSVDVPALILQTTDDVVTPPHIGAYLLEKLPNGTLVTLAAKGHFPQASAPEETAGAILDYLQGPL from the coding sequence ATGACGGCCTTGACCCGAAACAATGTCCAGATCGCTGGCCCTGACGACGGCCCGGTGCTGATGTTCGCGCACGGCTTCGGCACCGACCAGAACATGTGGGGCAGGATCCTCCCGTATTTCACCGAAAAATACCGCGTGGTCCTGTTCGACCACGTCGGCTCGGGGGGATCTGACAAGGGAGCCTACGATTCCGGGACCTACTCGAGCATCGGTCCTTATGTGATGGACCTGCTGGAGATTTGCGATGAACTCGATTTGCGGGACGTGACGCTCGTGGGCCACAGTGTCGGGGCCATGATGGCGGTGGAAGCGGCCTGCAAGGATGGCGGGGCGCGACTAAACCGGCTGGTGCTGCTGACCGCGTCGCCGAGTTATCTGGATCATCCCGAGGACGGGTACATCGGCGGATTCACCCGGCATGAGCTGGACGACTTGTTTGTTTCGCTTGAGGCCAATTATCTGGTGTGGGCAAATTCCATGGCCCCGGTCTTTATGAACAACCCCGCCTCCCCGGAACTTGGGACCGAAATCCAGGGCAGCTTCGGCCGCATCAAGCCCATGGTGGGCCGCGACTTCGCCCGGGTGGCTTTTCTCTCGGACGTCCGGCACCTGCTGGGCTCCGTCGACGTGCCCGCGCTCATCCTGCAGACAACGGACGACGTCGTGACGCCGCCGCATATTGGCGCTTACCTTCTCGAGAAGTTGCCGAACGGCACCCTGGTGACGCTAGCGGCCAAGGGCCACTTCCCGCAGGCCAGCGCGCCGGAAGAAACCGCGGGCGCCATCCTCGACTACCTTCAGGGGCCGCTGTGA
- a CDS encoding MFS transporter, translated as MSNSFGSGGVGGNRSGLAVAGLSLGTALNPLNSSMIAVALVVLRADFGLDVATVTWVITAFYLTSAAGQPLMGRLADRFGPRRLFMLGMALVAVTCALAPFAPNFAVLCVARAFMALGTATAYPSAIVMVGALARQGNVPSTRPLGRIQMANASAAAAGPVVGGVLVSLIGWQALFLINVPLTLAAMILVRQFAPADAHRERGRARELLRDSDIPGILAFVGALVLVMMALLNVAPGARWWLLASGVLLAGLFVWRELRFTPPFLDLRLLGRNRPLLLVYLGFALFNGVYYFAFFGLPQLLQEAGKYEPGVVGLLMLPLAAVSVVVTPAAVRAIDRFGVKRVLVSGVVLLITASGMMWLLTASFAFALVLALTALLGLPYGVVSIASNQGLYLSTRPEERGVAAGIFQTCRYLGAITATVLIGILYGSGVNQANWGLMVLVMLGLGAVVLLVSLAWRERR; from the coding sequence GTGAGCAACTCTTTCGGATCTGGCGGGGTCGGTGGCAACCGCAGCGGACTCGCCGTCGCAGGCCTCAGCCTCGGCACGGCGCTGAACCCGCTGAACTCCTCCATGATCGCCGTCGCCCTCGTTGTGCTCCGCGCCGACTTCGGGCTCGACGTCGCGACGGTCACCTGGGTGATCACGGCCTTCTACCTCACCTCGGCGGCCGGCCAGCCGCTGATGGGCCGGCTCGCGGACCGCTTCGGGCCGCGCCGGCTCTTTATGCTCGGCATGGCCCTGGTCGCCGTAACATGTGCGCTGGCTCCCTTCGCCCCCAATTTTGCCGTGTTGTGTGTGGCGCGTGCGTTTATGGCGCTCGGCACCGCCACCGCCTATCCGAGCGCCATCGTGATGGTCGGCGCGCTGGCCCGGCAAGGCAACGTGCCTTCCACCCGGCCACTGGGCCGGATCCAGATGGCCAACGCCTCGGCGGCTGCGGCCGGCCCTGTGGTGGGCGGGGTACTCGTCAGCCTGATCGGATGGCAGGCCCTGTTCCTGATCAATGTCCCGCTGACGCTGGCGGCCATGATCCTGGTCAGGCAATTCGCCCCGGCGGATGCGCACCGGGAACGCGGCCGGGCCAGGGAGTTGCTGCGGGACTCTGACATCCCGGGCATCCTGGCGTTCGTCGGGGCCCTGGTGCTGGTGATGATGGCGTTGCTGAACGTTGCGCCCGGGGCCCGCTGGTGGCTCTTGGCCAGCGGAGTGCTGCTTGCTGGCTTGTTCGTGTGGCGTGAGCTGCGCTTCACCCCGCCGTTCCTTGACCTGCGCCTGCTGGGCCGCAACCGGCCGCTGCTGCTGGTCTATCTGGGTTTCGCCCTCTTCAACGGTGTCTACTACTTCGCGTTCTTTGGGCTGCCGCAGCTGCTGCAGGAAGCCGGGAAGTACGAACCCGGCGTCGTGGGGCTGCTGATGCTGCCGCTTGCGGCCGTGTCGGTAGTTGTCACACCGGCCGCCGTAAGGGCGATCGACCGCTTCGGCGTGAAACGGGTGCTGGTCTCCGGCGTCGTCCTGCTGATCACGGCGTCGGGAATGATGTGGCTGCTGACCGCGTCCTTCGCGTTTGCGCTGGTGCTCGCGCTGACCGCGTTGCTCGGATTGCCCTACGGCGTGGTCAGTATCGCCTCCAACCAGGGCCTGTACCTCTCCACCCGACCTGAGGAACGGGGCGTGGCGGCGGGGATCTTCCAGACCTGCCGGTACCTCGGCGCGATTACGGCGACCGTGCTGATCGGCATTTTATACGGCAGCGGCGTGAACCAGGCCAACTGGGGGCTGATGGTGCTGGTGATGCTGGGCCTCGGCGCAGTGGTTCTTCTCGTGTCGCTGGCCTGGCGGGAGCGGCGGTAA
- a CDS encoding cupin domain-containing protein encodes MQKISIEALARQQLEAARTAGSGRAADTVFGGHEKVLRQTVMAFAAGTQLSEHQNPGEATVYVLRGCVRLHAGADSWQGKAGDLLIVPEGLHSLEAEEDSAILMTVAKIAR; translated from the coding sequence ATGCAGAAAATATCGATCGAGGCACTGGCCCGGCAGCAACTCGAGGCGGCGCGCACGGCTGGCAGCGGTCGGGCAGCGGATACGGTGTTCGGCGGGCATGAGAAGGTCCTTCGCCAGACGGTGATGGCTTTCGCAGCCGGTACGCAGTTAAGCGAACACCAGAATCCAGGCGAGGCAACGGTCTACGTGCTCCGGGGCTGTGTGCGGCTGCACGCCGGTGCAGACTCCTGGCAGGGCAAGGCCGGAGACCTCCTGATCGTGCCGGAAGGACTGCACAGCCTCGAAGCGGAAGAGGACTCGGCAATCCTGATGACGGTCGCGAAAATCGCGCGCTGA
- a CDS encoding acylphosphatase, with protein sequence MTEIPQDDSGERVRLTARVDGMVQAVGFRYQTVRKAEELGLTGTVRNNDDGSVGIVAEGPQLVVLELRQWLRSPGVPGRVDSVDESMSRATAAYSNFRVVR encoded by the coding sequence ATGACTGAGATTCCGCAGGACGATTCCGGAGAGCGTGTCCGACTGACGGCAAGGGTGGACGGCATGGTTCAGGCCGTGGGTTTCCGGTATCAAACTGTCCGTAAAGCTGAGGAGCTGGGGCTGACAGGCACCGTCCGGAACAACGACGACGGCTCGGTCGGCATCGTGGCCGAGGGGCCTCAGCTGGTGGTGCTCGAGCTCCGGCAGTGGCTCCGCTCGCCCGGGGTGCCGGGTCGGGTGGACTCCGTGGATGAGTCAATGTCCCGGGCAACCGCCGCGTACAGCAACTTCCGCGTTGTCCGGTGA
- a CDS encoding YegP family protein, with protein sequence MAGQFELFTDAESRIRFRLVAKDGSVLAVSTPFEDKRAAADAIRAVRECAGTGLIKEVRSSPWAGSSQNSGSPSPAHRRHRHAPAV encoded by the coding sequence ATGGCCGGTCAATTCGAACTCTTCACCGACGCGGAATCCCGCATCCGATTTCGGCTCGTGGCCAAGGACGGGTCCGTGCTGGCCGTCTCCACGCCGTTTGAGGACAAGCGCGCCGCCGCGGACGCCATCCGGGCCGTGCGGGAGTGCGCCGGAACGGGGCTTATCAAGGAAGTCCGGTCATCCCCGTGGGCGGGCAGCAGCCAAAATTCCGGTTCGCCGTCACCGGCGCACCGGCGGCACCGGCACGCCCCAGCGGTTTAG
- a CDS encoding mechanosensitive ion channel family protein: MQEILKDALPFLAVAIAIVAGVVASWLIRRVVLALNRGRNELKETSRLARAPLRIVLILIGVKIALALTTESGGWRTPVDHLLLIALIGAIAWLAVTMLLIVEAVLLSRYSVEVSDNRRARRLQTQLILARRIAVALIIVLALGSAMLTFPAVQALGAGLLASAGVISIVAGLAAQTSLVNVFAGIQLAFTDAIRVGDVVVVEKEWGRIEEITLTYVVVHVWDDRRLILPSTHFTTTPFENWTRRQSEIMGTVEFDLDWRAPLESMRAELRAILADTELWNKKVGILQITDATKGFVRVRILVSADDSAALFDLRCLIREELVTFLQQAHPEALPQTRLQTGSAKPSNQPRQHAQPGEAQLFTGSIEATERSRAFSGPGKDVFEDRDRNIASQN, from the coding sequence ATGCAAGAAATCTTGAAGGATGCCCTACCGTTCCTCGCCGTTGCCATCGCCATCGTCGCCGGAGTCGTCGCGTCGTGGCTGATCCGCAGGGTGGTCCTGGCCCTGAACCGGGGTCGGAACGAACTCAAGGAAACCTCGCGCCTGGCGCGGGCTCCACTGCGGATTGTTCTGATCCTGATCGGGGTGAAAATCGCTTTGGCGCTCACCACGGAAAGCGGCGGCTGGCGGACTCCGGTGGATCATCTCCTCCTCATCGCACTTATCGGTGCGATTGCCTGGCTGGCCGTGACCATGCTGCTGATCGTCGAGGCCGTCTTGCTTTCCCGCTACAGCGTGGAGGTAAGTGACAACCGGAGGGCCCGCCGGCTGCAGACGCAACTGATCCTCGCCCGACGCATCGCCGTCGCCCTGATCATCGTGCTGGCCCTGGGCAGTGCCATGCTGACCTTTCCGGCCGTCCAGGCGCTCGGCGCCGGGCTGCTGGCCTCCGCCGGTGTCATCTCAATCGTTGCCGGTCTCGCCGCCCAGACGTCCCTGGTCAACGTCTTTGCCGGCATCCAGCTCGCTTTCACGGACGCCATCCGGGTGGGTGACGTCGTTGTGGTGGAGAAGGAATGGGGCCGGATCGAGGAGATCACCCTGACCTATGTGGTGGTCCATGTCTGGGATGACCGCCGCCTGATCCTTCCCTCGACCCACTTCACCACTACCCCCTTCGAGAACTGGACCCGGCGCCAGTCCGAAATCATGGGGACGGTGGAGTTCGATCTCGACTGGCGCGCACCGCTTGAGTCCATGCGTGCCGAACTGCGGGCCATCCTGGCCGACACCGAACTCTGGAACAAGAAGGTCGGCATCCTGCAAATCACGGACGCCACCAAGGGCTTCGTCCGGGTCCGGATCCTGGTGAGTGCAGACGACAGCGCAGCACTGTTCGATCTTCGCTGCCTGATCCGCGAAGAACTCGTGACGTTCCTGCAGCAGGCGCATCCCGAGGCACTGCCGCAGACGCGCCTTCAGACCGGCTCCGCCAAGCCCTCCAACCAGCCCCGCCAGCATGCGCAGCCCGGCGAGGCGCAGCTGTTCACCGGTTCCATCGAGGCCACGGAACGCTCGCGGGCGTTCAGCGGTCCCGGCAAGGACGTGTTCGAGGATCGGGACAGGAACATCGCGTCGCAGAACTAG